In the Sarcophilus harrisii chromosome 3, mSarHar1.11, whole genome shotgun sequence genome, one interval contains:
- the GALE gene encoding UDP-glucose 4-epimerase, giving the protein MADQVLVTGGAGYIGSHTVLELLEAGYRPVVIDNFHNTVRGEGPVPESLRRVEELTGKKVEFEEMDILDKAALQGLFKKHSFSAVVHFAGLKAVGESVQKPLDYYKVNLTGTIQLLETMKTHGVKNLVFSSSATVYGNPSYLPLDENHPTGGCTNPYGKSKFFIEEMIQDLCRAEKDWERVAGRKELPNPMGPIGMGGPTGPQGNPGAPLRFPGSPRGRDGPEGRREIPYRIVARRDGDVAACYANPKLAQEELGWTADFGLDKMCEDLWRWQEQNPMGFGSQA; this is encoded by the exons ATGGCCGACCAGGTGCTGGTGACTGGAGGCGCCGGCTACATCGGCAGCCACACGGTCCTGGAGCTGCTGGAGGCAGGCTACCGGCCCGTGGTGATCGACAACTTCCACAACACCGTCCGAG GGGAGGGTCCCGTGCCCGAGAGCCTCAGGCGAGTGGAGGAGCTCACCGGCAAGAAGGTGGAGTTTGAGGAGATGGATATTCTAGACAAGGCGGCGCTGCAGGGTCTCTTTAAGAAG CACAGTTTCTCGGCCGTGGTCCACTTTGCGGGGCTGAAGGCAGTTGGGGAATCGGTGCAGAAACCTCTGGACTATTACAAGGTCAATCTCACAGGGACCATCCAGCTGCTGGAG ACCATGAAAACCCATGGGGTGAAGAACCTGGTGTTCAGCAGCTCGGCTACCGTGTACGGGAACCCCAGCTACCTGCCCCTGGACGAGAACCACCCCACGGGGGGCTGCACCAACCCCTATGGCAAATCCAAGTTCTTCATCGAGGAGATGATCCAGGACCTGTGTCGGGCAGAGAAG GACTGGGAACGGGTGGCTGGGCGGAAAGAACTTCCCAACCCCATGGGGCCCATTGGGATGGGCGGACCCACAGGGCCCCAGGGCAACCCTGGTGCCCCCCTCCGGTTCCCAGGGTCCCCAAGGGGCCGGGATGGGCCTGAGGGGCGCCGGGAG ATCCCGTATAGGATCGTGGCCCGCCGGGACGGGGACGTGGCCGCCTGCTATGCCAACCCCAAGCTGGCCCAGGAGGAGCTGGGCTGGACGGCCGACTTCGGCCTAGACAAGATGT GCGAGGACCTCTGGCGGTGGCAAGAACAGAACCCGATGGGATTTGGCAGCCAGGCCTGA
- the LYPLA2 gene encoding acyl-protein thioesterase 2, with translation MCGNTMSVPLLSDAATVSGAERETAAVIFLHGLGDSGHSWADALSSIRLPYVKYICPHAPRIPVTLNMKMVMPSWFDLMGLSPDAPEDEVGIKKAAENIKALIEHEVKNGIPANRIILGGFSQGGALSLYTALTCSFPLAGIVALSCWLPLHRAFPQAANGMARDLAILQCHGELDPMVPVRFGALTSEKLKLVVPPSKVQFKTYPGVMHSSCPQEMAAVKEFIEKLLPPI, from the exons ATGTGCGGTAACACTATGTCTGTCCCCCTGCTCTCCGACGCCGCGACTGTTTCAGGAGCTGAGCGGGAGACAGCAGCG gtaatttttttacatggaCTTGGAGACTCAGG GCACAGCTGGGCTGATGCCCTCTCCTCCATCCGCCTCCCTTATGTCAAGTACATCTGTCCCCACGC GCCTCGCATCCCAGTCACGCTGAACATGAAAATGGTGATGCCTTCCTG GTTCGACCTGATGGGCCTGAGCCCCGATGCCCCGGAGGATGAAGTTGGGATCAAGAAAGCGGCAGAGAACA TCAAGGCCCTGATTGAGCATGAGGTGAAGAATGGGATTCCAGCCAATCGAATCATCTTGGGGGGCTTCTCGCAG GGAGGAGCCCTGTCCCTCTACACAGCTCTCACCTGCTCGTTTCCCCTGGCCGGCATCGTGGCCCTCAGCTGCTGGCTCCCTCTGCATCGGGCCTTCCCCCAG GCTGCCAATGGCATGGCCCGGGACCTGGCCATCTTGCAGTGCCATGGGGAGCTGGACCCGATGGTGCCAGTGCGCTTTGGAGCCCTCACGTCGGAGAAGCTCAAGTTGGTGGTCCCTCCATCCAAGGTCCAGTTTAAGACCTACCCGGGCGTCATGCACAGCTCCTGCCCCCAG GAGATGGCAGCTGTGAAGGAATTCATCGAGAAGCTGTTGCCCCCCATCTAA